One part of the Lotus japonicus ecotype B-129 chromosome 2, LjGifu_v1.2 genome encodes these proteins:
- the LOC130738994 gene encoding auxin-responsive protein IAA27-like isoform X1 — translation MSVPLEQGYVGIGEVHNTMEGSEKFAERTSSGLNLKATELRLGLPGSESPERELGVSMLKSLVSGAKRGFSDAIDGGSGKWVLSGNGGSEVGLGKDCSLFSPKGVGAAGKALAIADCNKQQQASVGKDKVTQSIKSLNEKKAQISAPVAKEQVVGWPPIRSFRKNSMTSQPQKNDGDVEATSGCLYVKVSMDGAPYLRKVDLKHFVTYRDLSSALEKMFSCFTISQCGSHGASSHDKLSESRLIDLLHGSEYVLTYEDKDGDWMLVGDVPWVMFTDSCKRLRIMKSSEAIGLVIPAAPRSMEKCKSRN, via the exons ATGTCTGTGCCATTGGAGCAAGGCTATGTAGGCATAGGAGAGGTTCATAATACAATGGAAGGCTCTGAGAAGTTTGCTGAAAGGACTAGCAGTGGCTTAAACCTCAAGGCTACTGAGCTCAGGCTTGGGTTGCCAGGCTCTGAGTCACCAGAGAGGGAACTTGGTGTGAGCATGCTCAAGAGTTTGGTGTCTGGGGCTAAAAGGGGTTTCTCAGATGCAATTGATGGAGGTTCTGGGAAGTGGGTTCTCTCTGGAAATGGTGGATCTGAAGTGGGTCTGGGTAAAGATTGTAGCTTGTTTTCCCCTAAGGGTGTTGGTGCTGCTGGGAAGGCTCTTGCTATTGCTGActgcaacaaacaacaacaagcaTCTGTTGGGAAGGATAAAGTAACTCAGTCTATAAAGTCTCTGAATGAGAAGAAGGCACAGATATCTGCACCTGTTGCAAA GGAACAGGTTGTAGGATGGCCACCAATCCGCTCTTTCAGGAAGAACTCAATGACCTCTCAGCCTCAAAAGAATGATGGTGATGTAGAAGCCACATCTGGATGCCTTTATGTAAAAGTCAGCATGGATGGTGCTCCATACTTGAGGAAAGTGGATCTTAAACACTTTGTCACTTACAGGGATTTATCTTCTGCGCTGGAAAagatgtttagttgttttactaTCA GTCAATGTGGCTCTCATGGAGCTTCTAGTCATGACAAATTGAGTGAAAGTAGATTGATAGATCTCCTTCATGGTTCAGAATATGTCCTCACCTATGAAGACAAAGATGGTGACTGGATGCTGGTTGGTGATGTTCCATGGGT GATGTTTACTGACTCTTGCAAGAGGTTGAGGATAATGAAAAGTTCTGAAGCTATTGGACTTG TGATTCCTGCAGCACCAAGGTCTATGGAAAAGTGCAAGAGTCGCAACTAG
- the LOC130738994 gene encoding auxin-responsive protein IAA27-like isoform X2 — MSVPLEQGYVGIGEVHNTMEGSEKFAERTSSGLNLKATELRLGLPGSESPERELGVSMLKSLVSGAKRGFSDAIDGGSGKWVLSGNGGSEVGLGKDCSLFSPKGVGAAGKALAIADCNKQQQASVGKDKVTQSIKSLNEKKAQISAPVAKEQVVGWPPIRSFRKNSMTSQPQKNDGDVEATSGCLYVKVSMDGAPYLRKVDLKHFVTYRDLSSALEKMFSCFTISQCGSHGASSHDKLSESRLIDLLHGSEYVLTYEDKDGDWMLVGDVPWVMFTDSCKRLRIMKSSEAIGLAPRSMEKCKSRN; from the exons ATGTCTGTGCCATTGGAGCAAGGCTATGTAGGCATAGGAGAGGTTCATAATACAATGGAAGGCTCTGAGAAGTTTGCTGAAAGGACTAGCAGTGGCTTAAACCTCAAGGCTACTGAGCTCAGGCTTGGGTTGCCAGGCTCTGAGTCACCAGAGAGGGAACTTGGTGTGAGCATGCTCAAGAGTTTGGTGTCTGGGGCTAAAAGGGGTTTCTCAGATGCAATTGATGGAGGTTCTGGGAAGTGGGTTCTCTCTGGAAATGGTGGATCTGAAGTGGGTCTGGGTAAAGATTGTAGCTTGTTTTCCCCTAAGGGTGTTGGTGCTGCTGGGAAGGCTCTTGCTATTGCTGActgcaacaaacaacaacaagcaTCTGTTGGGAAGGATAAAGTAACTCAGTCTATAAAGTCTCTGAATGAGAAGAAGGCACAGATATCTGCACCTGTTGCAAA GGAACAGGTTGTAGGATGGCCACCAATCCGCTCTTTCAGGAAGAACTCAATGACCTCTCAGCCTCAAAAGAATGATGGTGATGTAGAAGCCACATCTGGATGCCTTTATGTAAAAGTCAGCATGGATGGTGCTCCATACTTGAGGAAAGTGGATCTTAAACACTTTGTCACTTACAGGGATTTATCTTCTGCGCTGGAAAagatgtttagttgttttactaTCA GTCAATGTGGCTCTCATGGAGCTTCTAGTCATGACAAATTGAGTGAAAGTAGATTGATAGATCTCCTTCATGGTTCAGAATATGTCCTCACCTATGAAGACAAAGATGGTGACTGGATGCTGGTTGGTGATGTTCCATGGGT GATGTTTACTGACTCTTGCAAGAGGTTGAGGATAATGAAAAGTTCTGAAGCTATTGGACTTG CACCAAGGTCTATGGAAAAGTGCAAGAGTCGCAACTAG